One Peromyscus leucopus breed LL Stock chromosome 6, UCI_PerLeu_2.1, whole genome shotgun sequence genomic region harbors:
- the Gja8 gene encoding gap junction alpha-8 protein — protein MGDWSFLGNILEEVNEHSTVIGRVWLTVLFIFRILILGTAAEFVWGDEQSDFVCNTQQPGCENVCYDEAFPISHIRLWVLQIIFVSTPSLMYVGHAVHHVRMEEKRKDREAEELCQQSRSNGGERVPIAPDQASIRKSSSSSKGTKKFRLEGTLLRTYVCHIIFKTLFEVGFIVGHYFLYGFRILPLYRCSRWPCPNVVDCFVSRPTEKTIFILFMLSVAFVSLFLNVMEMSHLGMKGIRSAFKRPVEQPLGEIPEKSLHSIAVSSIQKAKGYQLLEEEKIVSHYFPLTEVGMVETSPLSAKPFSQFEEKIGTGPLADMSRGYQETLPSYAQVGAQEVEGEEQPVEEAVEPEVGEKKQEAEKMTPEGQEPVAVPDGEKAETPGVGKDGEKEELQAEKVAKPGLSAEKAPSLCPELTTDDSRPLSRLSKASSRARSDDLTI, from the coding sequence ATGGGCGACTGGAGTTTCCTGGGAAACATCTTGGAGGAAGTGAATGAACACTCCACCGTCATTGGCAGAGTTTGGCTCACGGTCCTCTTCATCTTCCGAATCCTCATCCTCGGCACGGCAGCTGAGTTTGTGTGGGGCGATGAGCAGTCTGATTTCGTATGCAATACCCAGCAGCCAGGTTGCGAGAATGTCTGCTACGACGAGGCCTTTCCCATCTCTCACATCCGCCTCTGGGTCCTGCAGATCATCTTCGTCTCCACTCCGTCGCTGATGTACGTGGGGCACGCGGTGCATCACGTCCGCATGGAGGAAAAGCGGAAGGACCGTGAAGCGGAGGAGCTGTGTCAGCAGTCACGCAGCAACGGGGGCGAGAGGGTGCCAATCGCCCCGGACCAGGCCAGCatcaggaagagcagcagcagtagcaagGGCACCAAGAAGTTCCGGCTGGAGGGCACGCTGCTAAGGACCTATGTCTGCCACATCATCTTCAAGACCCTCTTCGAGGTGGGCTTCATCGTGGGCCACTACTTCCTGTACGGCTTCCGCATCCTGCCCCTGTACCGCTGCAGCCGATGGCCCTGCCCCAACGTGGTGGACTGCTTTGTGTCCCGGCCTACGGAGAAGACCATCTTCATCCTGTTCATGCTGTCCGTCGCTTTTGTGTCCCTCTTTCTGAACGTCATGGAGATGAGCCACCTGGGCATGAAGGGAATCCGGTCTGCCTTCAAGAGGCCCGTTGAGCAACCACTGGGGGAGATCCCTGAGAAGTCCCTCCATTCCATTGCGGTTTCCTCCATCCAGAAAGCCAAGGGCTACCAGCTCCTGGAAGAAGAGAAGATCGTATCCCACTACTTCCCTCTGACCGAAGTTGGAATGGTGGAGACCAGCCCACTTTCAGCCAAGCCCTTCAGTCAGTTTGAGGAGAAGATCGGCACGGGACCCCTGGCAGACATGTCACGGGGTTACCAAGAAACCCTGCCTTCTTATGCTCAGGTGGGGGCCCAGGAAGTGGAGGGGGAAGAGCAGCCGGTAGAGGAGGCCGTGGAACCCGAAGTGggagagaagaagcaggaagcCGAGAAGATGACCCCAGAAGGGCAGGAGCCGGTTGCAGTGCCTGATGGGGAGAAAGCGGAGACCCCTGGAGTGGGGAAGGACGGCGAGAAGGAAGAGCTGCAAGCTGAAAAGGTAGCCAAGCCAGGGCTGTCGGCCGAGAAGGCGCCTTCACTCTGTCCAGAGCTGACAACCGATGACAGCAGGCCCctgagcaggctgagcaaagccaGCAGCAGGGCCAGGTCGGATGATCTCACCATATGA